The nucleotide sequence CACCAAGCCAAAAGGCCCACTGCTTTATTGCAGCGGGCCTTTTGGCTTGGGAGGCAGTCACAGACTGCCGACTATTTCTGGTACGCAGTCTCCCTTCGGAAGACTATGAACAAATGAGTTAGAATAGCACCAAATGTAATTTTACAGAAGTACATACCATTTATCAATCATAAAAGAGTTTTGAATTAATGCAACCTCTTGCTTTCTAACTAGTGAATGAATTTTTAAAAATCCTTGTAATAATTCATAATGTTCCTCTGGATTTCCGCAGGAACATTCTTTCTCTACTTTTACATACTCCAATTGCCCATCTTCAAATATATATACATGACCCAATTCTATAAGTATGCCAGCTCTCTCGTCATCGACTATAAGATGAAGTTCAAAAATGAGATTATCCTTCTTATAGAGCCATACTCCTAAATACGGAGGTTCATGGTCAATGATCTTGTCATGATCTATGACTGCCTTAGTAAAAAATATACTATTTGAGTTTATATCTGGCCAAGTCAATTCGATTTCAAAAGGGTAGTCAAACAATTTATTGAATGCCAGTGGTGATATTGTAATTTTTGCGGAGTCTTTAAAATTAACATTTTGACCACTATGAATTTTTGAAAGGTCAAAATCTTGCGTTTTCCACAGGCGAAACTGAGATGGCTCATATATAACAGTATCTTTCCAATTAGGTCTAAAATCAGAGAGATCCATTTTATATTCTACATAAAGTGGAATATGAATTGCACGTCTTCCAAGAATTAAGTTTTTATCTAAATCAATTGAAATTTCATCTTGTGAAATATTTGCACCATATTCTGTCTTGTTAACATAATAAGATGGCATTTGAACAAAAGGTACTTTCAATAAACTTGCATAACCATTATCTAATGTTGGTTTTGGAAAAAGTTCCTTTATATTTTTAGATGAATCAAATGCACTTCTATCTATTTCTAAGATTTTAGCTATATAATCATTAGGATTTG is from Salmonirosea aquatica and encodes:
- a CDS encoding FRG domain-containing protein; protein product: MIISEKQLLEEIDCLRNKTPQSSLLLYRGQTQLYEKMRSGKARPNTFVVPEVENGWNTIVNRLTNENSRNSRYNQAILQHYGFPTYYLDLTSDPLIAAWFAVNEYTVLRPTLWIGNTFRFQEESTYTKLKDGIGFLIIIEIPNFKEMIARNELFDISHEQNFIRPQKQAAYLMLDQPPRLPNPNDYIAKILEIDRSAFDSSKNIKELFPKPTLDNGYASLLKVPFVQMPSYYVNKTEYGANISQDEISIDLDKNLILGRRAIHIPLYVEYKMDLSDFRPNWKDTVIYEPSQFRLWKTQDFDLSKIHSGQNVNFKDSAKITISPLAFNKLFDYPFEIELTWPDINSNSIFFTKAVIDHDKIIDHEPPYLGVWLYKKDNLIFELHLIVDDERAGILIELGHVYIFEDGQLEYVKVEKECSCGNPEEHYELLQGFLKIHSLVRKQEVALIQNSFMIDKWYVLL